In Candidatus Margulisiibacteriota bacterium, the DNA window GGCGGGCGGCGCAACCGCCGCGACAAATTTCCAGAACGTCGCAGGGCTGGCAAAAATCAGGCAGTGGACTGCTTTCAAGGGGTGCTTGACTGACCAAAGTTGGGCAGAAAACCCGTCGTTCCTGCGGGAGCAGGAGCGAGAACGATTCGGGCCGGTCGATCATGGGGCAGGGGTATTTCGAAGCGAAGTAAGGGTCGCGATCCAGTCCTAGTTGGTAGCGGAACATTCCTTTCGAGTAATAATTCGGACCAAAGGTTGCCGAAGACAAAAGCAGTTTGATTGTTTCTTTCGGCCATCTAATTCTGGCGTCGATAAATGCCAGCAGCACGCGGTCAAAGTCCTCGCCAGTCACTACGCGATTGTCTAATCGAGCGTTCCCTAATGGTAAAGTTAGTCTGAAATTTAAAGTGTCGACTCCTAAATTGACCGCCGCCTCCGCGGCTTCCAAAACAATGGCCGGGTCCTGCGGGTCGACCTGACAGAACAAGCCGACCGTAAAAGGCCTGGTTAGTCCCTGACGGCTGAATTCTGCCAGCCCGCGGATAGTCCTTTCGACCGCGTTATAGCGGTCCCGGCCGTGGGTGGCATGTTTTCCTCTCGGCAGAAAACTGACTACCAGCTGGCGCAAACTGGAATGAGCCAGAGCGGTCAAATGGCTTGGCCGGAAACCTTTGATGCCGTTGGTGATCGCAAATGTTTCTCCGGCGAGATCCATTAATTCCAGGGAATGGCCGAAGACCTGGTCGTTATAATTGAATTCTTTGGGATATATTTTAACCTGGAAACCATCCTTTTTGGCTTGAATAATCTTGCCCTTAGCTGCTTCCCAGTCGATCTTTGAAGTGGAAGGGTCGCCGGGGTCAAAAAAACAGAAGTCACAGGCTTGATTACAAGGCGTATTAAATATGAAGTAAGCCAAAGGAGAGGTTTCGCGGTTTTGTAAACGCGTTTGAAGCGAACGGAAGCTGGCATCCCGGGTTGCCATTTTTATTCTACGGTCGAGAGACATTCCCAAATAAGGAGCGACAGCCCGGTATTCCGGTGGCGTCAGCGTTCGGCCGGCGACAAGGATATTCCCTGATTTACGCGTCGTGCCAATAAAAGCTGGCATAAACAGCCTAGGATTTTACGTCTTCAACCGTTTCTTTCATTTCTACGCCCAGGGTTCCTAGGATCGCCAGCGCCGGTTTGTAAATATCCGGTGTGGTCGGGATCAAAGAGCCCCGGCCTAAAACTTTGTTTTCAGCGACAAGTTGGACCCCAACTGCCGCCGTCAACCCGACCAGGCGCGACATTGAGGAGTCTCTGCCCGGGACGCCGAAATCTATTAAGGTCGAAGTTATTTTTTTCCGCCTGTCATTGTAAGCCGCGAGAAAAGTATGCTGCAAGACCGACATATCTCTTTCTCCGGCCCGGAATTGCATCCGCTCCTGCGCGATGGTCGAGAGGGCGTCGACCGGCGTTTTCGTGCCGGCCGGGATCGGCGTTTCTTCGAAAAGGCCAAGTTCCCGGGCTTGTTCGATCATGATTGAGGCCGGATCGACTCCGAGATAGCGGGCAAAAGCTGCTGTTACATTCTCGGCAGGGTCGGCGCCGATTAACTCTTTCGTCAGGCCGGCATAGCTTTGTCCGTTGAGGTCGATGGGGGCTTCTTGGAGAATGCCGGTTTTGGCGACCTTGTCCCAAAAAGCGCACCAGCCGGCGACCCGCAGGGTTCCCCGGAGCATGTTTTGAATGGCGTTCAGGCCGTAAGCTTTGATGTAGCCCAGCGAATCGCGGTTCGGGTAGCCCTCAAGCAGCCCAACCCCTTCGATCGGATGCTGGCTGGGACTCGAGAATAGCTGTTCGTTCGGCATGGTTACAACTTGGCCG includes these proteins:
- a CDS encoding saccharopine dehydrogenase NADP-binding domain-containing protein, which codes for MKNVLVLGAGMVSRPLVRDLLIRQGHRVTVADVDLARARSVIQGHPNGIAERLDASNKGLLGKLMEGTDIAVSMLPPRMHSLVAELSIDNGSHLVTASYAGNTKAFDQPARDKELIILNEMGLDPGIDHFSAMRIIEEVTANGGKITGFSSYCGGLPAPEANNALGYKFSWSPRGVFDAMRNSATFMRDGQVVTMPNEQLFSSPSQHPIEGVGLLEGYPNRDSLGYIKAYGLNAIQNMLRGTLRVAGWCAFWDKVAKTGILQEAPIDLNGQSYAGLTKELIGADPAENVTAAFARYLGVDPASIMIEQARELGLFEETPIPAGTKTPVDALSTIAQERMQFRAGERDMSVLQHTFLAAYNDRRKKITSTLIDFGVPGRDSSMSRLVGLTAAVGVQLVAENKVLGRGSLIPTTPDIYKPALAILGTLGVEMKETVEDVKS